The following proteins come from a genomic window of Acinetobacter baumannii:
- a CDS encoding Na+/H+ antiporter subunit E, with protein MQLSKLLDRWFPHPFVSFLIIIFWLMLAHSLDASDLLMAVILGLVIPRLVRPFITRTPHIHWKPAIKLCFVVLWDIIVSNFRVAKLVLGSPKKLHPKWYRVPLETEHEQVNSLLAMIITTTPGTVSAGIDQERGDILVHSLSTENTESDVQDIKQRYEAPLMEIFDVKSKSEDNA; from the coding sequence ATGCAGCTATCTAAATTGCTTGACCGCTGGTTTCCGCATCCATTTGTTTCTTTTTTGATTATCATCTTCTGGTTAATGCTCGCGCATAGTCTTGATGCGAGCGACCTGCTTATGGCTGTAATTTTGGGGCTTGTTATTCCTCGTCTAGTTCGTCCTTTTATTACCAGAACTCCGCATATCCATTGGAAACCTGCCATAAAACTGTGTTTTGTTGTCTTGTGGGATATTATTGTTTCCAATTTTCGGGTTGCTAAACTGGTATTAGGGTCACCGAAAAAATTACATCCTAAATGGTACCGTGTTCCATTAGAAACAGAACATGAACAAGTAAACTCTTTACTGGCAATGATTATTACCACAACGCCTGGCACGGTCTCTGCCGGTATTGATCAAGAGCGTGGTGATATTTTGGTCCACTCTCTTAGCACAGAAAATACTGAAAGTGATGTGCAAGACATCAAACAACGCTATGAGGCTCCACTCATGGAAATTTTTGATGTGAAAAGCAAATCGGAGGACAACGCATGA
- a CDS encoding ribosome-binding factor A: MAGGQRLKRMADSVQRELSELIRQELKDPRLGGLVTISGVKVSPDLGYADVYVTVMGRELSDDQNEVAHRETLDILNKASGFLRQELSRRIKTRITPRLRFHYDKTNAYGNYMFGLIEKAVQDLPKRESDDEE; the protein is encoded by the coding sequence ATGGCGGGTGGACAACGCTTAAAGCGAATGGCGGATTCAGTACAGCGCGAGCTTTCTGAACTTATCCGTCAGGAGTTGAAAGATCCGCGTCTGGGTGGTCTTGTGACCATCTCAGGCGTTAAAGTCAGTCCGGACTTAGGTTATGCCGATGTCTATGTGACCGTGATGGGTCGTGAATTAAGCGATGACCAAAACGAAGTGGCTCACCGTGAAACACTAGATATTTTGAATAAAGCATCTGGTTTTTTACGTCAGGAGTTGAGTCGTCGTATTAAAACGCGCATCACGCCTCGCTTGCGTTTCCATTACGATAAAACCAATGCATATGGTAACTATATGTTTGGTCTTATCGAAAAAGCGGTACAAGATTTACCGAAACGTGAGTCAGATGACGAAGAGTAA
- a CDS encoding monovalent cation/H+ antiporter subunit D produces the protein MFDFLSFWQANTPIFSILIPAFTGFILLLLGNPGAGALKEDWRQPWRRGISLISAIAGLITAVSYLLVANTGQITVYQLSEWSAPFGIVLVLDRLSAFMLVLTYALAVPVLWYASENWDTRGRYFHAIFHFLLMGLCGAFLTGDLFNLFVFFEILLMASYVLLLHGQGKPRFQLGVHYVIINLLASALFLIGLGMIYGSVGSLNMADVSRLLPTLDADQHKLAVAGALLLFVVFGIKAAMLPVGFWLPKTYAVASTPVAAIFTIMTKVGIYAILRVNGTVFNDALSQEIFKSWLLPIGLVTSLYGVIGAIGADRLRRFVGFMVLSSIGTLLIAIAMSNTQAWSGALFYLVHSTLIGAAFYLFCGWMTSQRGDFKDHLKIAPRIKQEKAAMLTYFLIAMMLAGLPPFSGFFGKVFILQATVETAYQGWVIGIVLLVSLLSIIALTRVGFILFWRASPPEEDPINPAYIIYRALPEKAPPRNDTVIYILLAGLVAYVVFASPVLHYTTNTAQQIQDHALYQQSILKTDQNGEVISVQPYDSTYLPETKYGGEVEDHNAYLIPNIISKDTFNGEHISEYKHRQIQQQEKLQTPTIADESQLKPMEP, from the coding sequence ATGTTTGATTTTTTATCTTTTTGGCAAGCTAATACACCAATTTTCAGTATCCTCATCCCGGCATTTACTGGTTTTATCCTATTGCTTCTAGGTAACCCTGGCGCTGGTGCATTAAAAGAAGATTGGCGACAACCTTGGCGCCGTGGCATTAGTTTGATCTCAGCAATAGCTGGGTTAATCACTGCTGTTAGTTATCTGCTTGTTGCAAACACTGGCCAAATTACGGTTTATCAGTTGAGCGAGTGGTCAGCTCCCTTTGGTATTGTGCTGGTACTCGACCGCCTTTCAGCTTTTATGCTGGTTTTAACTTATGCCTTAGCAGTTCCAGTTTTATGGTATGCCAGTGAAAACTGGGATACGAGAGGTCGCTATTTCCACGCCATATTCCATTTTCTTTTAATGGGGCTATGTGGCGCATTTCTCACAGGCGACTTATTTAACCTGTTCGTTTTCTTTGAAATCTTGCTCATGGCATCCTACGTCCTCTTATTACATGGACAAGGAAAACCGAGATTTCAGCTTGGTGTACACTACGTCATTATCAACCTTTTAGCCTCTGCCCTGTTCTTAATTGGTCTTGGCATGATCTATGGCAGTGTAGGTAGCCTCAATATGGCTGACGTTTCACGTTTGCTACCGACTTTAGATGCAGATCAACATAAATTAGCAGTTGCAGGTGCCTTACTCTTATTTGTCGTGTTTGGTATTAAAGCGGCCATGCTACCAGTTGGTTTTTGGCTACCAAAAACTTATGCCGTTGCAAGTACACCTGTCGCAGCAATTTTTACCATCATGACCAAAGTGGGGATCTATGCCATTTTGCGTGTCAATGGAACTGTATTTAATGATGCACTCAGCCAAGAAATCTTTAAAAGCTGGTTGCTTCCAATTGGTTTAGTGACTTCTTTATATGGCGTGATTGGCGCAATTGGTGCAGATCGCCTCAGACGTTTTGTTGGCTTTATGGTGCTGTCTTCAATTGGTACTTTATTGATTGCAATTGCCATGTCAAATACACAAGCGTGGTCTGGAGCATTATTCTATTTAGTCCACAGTACATTGATTGGTGCAGCATTTTACCTGTTCTGTGGCTGGATGACTTCACAGCGCGGTGATTTTAAAGATCATTTAAAGATTGCACCGAGAATTAAACAAGAAAAAGCAGCCATGCTGACTTATTTCCTGATTGCCATGATGCTCGCAGGCTTACCACCTTTTAGTGGCTTCTTTGGAAAAGTATTTATTTTGCAGGCTACTGTTGAAACTGCATATCAAGGCTGGGTTATTGGTATTGTTCTTTTGGTGAGCCTATTAAGTATTATTGCATTAACACGTGTCGGCTTTATTTTATTCTGGCGTGCATCACCACCAGAAGAAGACCCGATCAATCCTGCTTATATTATTTATCGTGCTTTACCTGAAAAAGCACCGCCACGTAACGATACAGTCATCTATATCTTGCTTGCCGGTTTAGTGGCTTATGTAGTATTTGCTTCACCTGTATTGCACTACACCACAAATACCGCACAGCAAATTCAAGATCATGCCCTGTATCAGCAATCTATTCTTAAAACTGATCAAAATGGCGAAGTTATTAGCGTTCAGCCATATGACTCAACTTATTTACCAGAAACAAAATATGGTGGTGAAGTTGAAGATCATAATGCCTATCTTATTCCTAACATTATTTCGAAAGATACTTTCAACGGTGAGCATATTTCTGAATATAAACACCGCCAAATTCAGCAGCAAGAAAAATTGCAAACCCCAACCATTGCTGATGAAAGTCAACTGAAACCTATGGAGCCATAA
- a CDS encoding monovalent cation/H+ antiporter subunit A, translated as MDTSVLPIIILLPLILGTTLVSLLQRFSRGVTALGAIGVSLTSFGLLLTQAKTVLGGASIQQSWDWLPQLGINLSFRLDALGLLFSLLITGIGTLIYIYAYYYLGPKNSLSKLYLLLMLFMAAMLGISLSNNLIILLVFWELTSISSFLLVGYWSHYEAAQRGSRMALTITGMGGLAMLGGFVLLGQITGTYEINDIVGMKDLIQSHYLFVPTLLLILLGAFTKSAQFPFHFWLPNAMAAPTPVSAYLHSATMVKAGIFLLARLAPIFIGAALYHNIVTFVGLFTLCMAACFAIFKEDLKGLLAYSTISHLGLIVCLLGIGSPLAVAAAIFHIINHATFKAALFMIAGIIDHETGTRDLRKLSGIWQLLPFTATLTMITAASMAGVPLTNGFISKEMFFTELLASLSGSTVIFASIIATLAGIFAVSYSIRLVHGVFFDGPVGKQVPNKNAHEPPIGMRAPAMLLATLCILVGIFPALLVEPLVNSVTRASLMQPDFAGTHLAIWHGFNAPLIMSIIALVGGTLFYFALAKDGMIRKIDLDPRLGRLQGRILFDLFLKHLLLTSRKIKQKTENGSLQSYLFLIIAFSIVMVTLPLFNQGLTTGTRELTHAPWIAVVLWLTLFSGCWMMLWFHHERIKAVLISGAIGLVVTMVFVTMSAPDLALTQITVDVVTTVLLLMSLSLLPQLTPYESRRSRRWRDAALAIIGGLGIGWITWLILTRDHNSISWFFAQQSLPLGGGSNIVNVILVDFRGFDTFGEITVLGIAAIGALCLMDGMRVHGTTMTQGLTYRFNPSPLMFRITASWVLPLALVVSVYIFMRGHNYPGGGFIAGLITSMALIIQYIALGQDQAEQMLKAQSGRLYEIWIGSGLTIAGLTGIAAWFWARPFLASAHVYVELPVLGKLHLASAASFDLGVYITVVGATMLLISVLGDSRHSSMSGPVPHGEKSS; from the coding sequence ATGGATACGAGTGTGCTACCGATAATTATCTTATTACCGTTAATATTAGGCACCACCCTTGTTTCATTGCTTCAACGGTTTTCACGTGGAGTAACGGCTTTAGGGGCGATCGGAGTCAGTTTAACCAGTTTTGGTTTATTACTGACTCAGGCTAAAACTGTGCTTGGTGGTGCAAGCATTCAACAAAGTTGGGATTGGTTACCACAATTAGGAATTAATCTGAGCTTTAGACTTGATGCCCTTGGTTTATTATTTTCTCTTCTTATTACCGGTATCGGTACACTCATTTATATTTATGCCTATTATTATTTAGGCCCTAAAAATTCATTAAGTAAATTATATTTATTACTCATGCTGTTTATGGCAGCAATGCTCGGTATTTCTCTTTCTAACAATTTAATTATTTTATTAGTCTTTTGGGAACTTACCAGTATTTCATCCTTCCTATTAGTCGGTTACTGGAGTCATTACGAAGCTGCTCAACGTGGCTCGCGTATGGCACTTACCATTACAGGTATGGGGGGACTCGCCATGCTAGGTGGATTTGTCTTATTAGGACAAATCACAGGAACCTACGAAATTAATGATATTGTCGGAATGAAAGACCTCATTCAAAGTCACTATCTGTTTGTTCCGACGCTTTTGCTTATTTTACTGGGTGCATTTACTAAAAGTGCTCAGTTCCCGTTCCATTTTTGGTTACCCAATGCAATGGCAGCGCCCACTCCCGTGTCGGCCTATTTGCACTCTGCCACCATGGTAAAAGCTGGGATTTTCTTATTAGCTCGTCTTGCACCTATTTTTATTGGCGCTGCGCTTTATCACAACATTGTCACGTTTGTCGGCCTATTTACACTTTGTATGGCCGCATGCTTCGCAATTTTTAAAGAAGATCTAAAAGGACTGCTAGCCTATTCTACAATTAGTCATTTAGGTCTTATCGTTTGCCTGCTTGGTATTGGTTCACCTTTGGCTGTTGCTGCGGCAATTTTCCATATTATTAACCACGCAACCTTTAAAGCTGCCCTGTTTATGATTGCCGGGATCATTGACCATGAAACAGGTACACGTGACCTTAGAAAGTTAAGTGGGATTTGGCAACTATTACCGTTTACCGCAACACTGACTATGATTACAGCGGCATCCATGGCAGGTGTTCCTCTCACTAATGGCTTTATTTCTAAAGAAATGTTCTTTACCGAGCTATTAGCGAGCCTTTCAGGATCAACTGTTATCTTTGCCAGTATTATTGCAACGCTTGCTGGTATTTTTGCAGTCAGTTATTCAATTCGCTTAGTACATGGCGTATTTTTTGATGGCCCCGTAGGTAAACAAGTTCCAAATAAAAATGCCCACGAACCACCTATCGGCATGCGAGCACCAGCTATGTTGCTTGCGACATTATGTATTTTGGTCGGTATTTTCCCTGCCCTACTGGTCGAGCCTCTAGTTAACAGTGTGACACGTGCAAGTCTTATGCAACCTGATTTTGCAGGTACTCATCTTGCAATTTGGCATGGATTTAATGCGCCATTAATCATGAGTATTATTGCTCTGGTTGGCGGTACGCTTTTCTATTTTGCCCTAGCAAAAGATGGCATGATTCGTAAGATCGACCTTGACCCACGTTTAGGGCGCTTACAAGGCCGTATTTTATTTGACTTATTCTTAAAGCATTTATTATTAACAAGCCGAAAAATTAAACAAAAAACCGAAAATGGTTCTTTGCAAAGTTACCTGTTCTTAATCATTGCTTTTAGCATCGTCATGGTTACTCTGCCTTTGTTCAATCAGGGCCTTACCACAGGTACACGTGAGCTGACTCACGCACCATGGATTGCAGTAGTTCTTTGGCTGACCTTATTCTCAGGTTGCTGGATGATGCTTTGGTTCCACCATGAACGTATCAAGGCTGTACTCATTAGCGGTGCAATTGGTCTTGTGGTTACCATGGTATTTGTCACCATGTCGGCACCTGACTTAGCACTCACTCAAATTACAGTAGATGTAGTTACGACTGTTCTGTTGTTGATGAGCTTATCGTTACTCCCTCAACTTACGCCATATGAATCTCGTCGCTCAAGACGTTGGAGAGATGCTGCGTTAGCAATTATTGGCGGTTTAGGAATTGGTTGGATTACATGGCTTATTTTAACGCGTGATCATAATTCGATTTCATGGTTCTTTGCTCAGCAATCCTTACCACTTGGCGGCGGTTCAAACATTGTAAATGTTATTTTGGTGGACTTCCGTGGCTTTGATACCTTTGGTGAAATTACAGTACTAGGCATTGCTGCGATTGGTGCGCTATGCCTGATGGATGGCATGCGTGTACATGGCACCACCATGACACAAGGCCTCACCTACCGCTTTAACCCATCTCCGCTCATGTTCCGTATTACGGCCTCTTGGGTGTTACCTTTAGCATTGGTCGTAAGTGTCTATATCTTTATGCGTGGGCACAACTACCCGGGTGGTGGCTTTATTGCAGGTCTAATTACCTCAATGGCACTGATTATTCAGTACATTGCTTTAGGTCAAGATCAAGCAGAACAAATGTTAAAAGCCCAATCCGGTCGTCTTTACGAAATCTGGATTGGCTCTGGATTAACAATTGCAGGCCTTACTGGCATTGCCGCATGGTTCTGGGCACGTCCATTCTTAGCCAGTGCGCACGTCTATGTTGAATTACCAGTTTTAGGTAAGTTACATCTGGCTTCAGCAGCGAGCTTTGATCTGGGTGTGTATATCACCGTAGTAGGCGCTACCATGCTACTCATTTCTGTATTAGGGGACTCTCGCCACTCGAGTATGTCTGGTCCTGTACCTCATGGGGAGAAATCATCATGA
- a CDS encoding monovalent cation/H+ antiporter subunit F: MTILPYALGISLIAITISMLLCLFRMVMGPSIVDRLLALDTLFLNATCLIIVLGIYWTTTSLFEGALLVAMLGFVSTAALARYFTTGHVID; encoded by the coding sequence ATGACCATCCTACCTTATGCTCTTGGCATTAGCTTGATTGCTATCACAATCTCTATGTTGCTTTGCTTATTTCGAATGGTGATGGGACCATCTATTGTTGACCGCCTACTAGCGCTTGATACCCTATTTTTAAATGCGACCTGTCTCATTATTGTGTTAGGCATTTATTGGACAACCACCTCTTTATTCGAAGGGGCGTTGTTAGTCGCTATGCTAGGGTTTGTTTCAACGGCTGCTTTAGCTCGTTATTTTACAACCGGTCATGTAATCGATTAG
- a CDS encoding Na+/H+ antiporter subunit C: protein MISLEFLLASAIGLLVATGIYLILRARTFPVVLGLAVLGYAVNLFLFAMGRLQVSSPAILTETTNITDPLPQALVLTAIVIGFATTAFIVQLALRSRYESGSDHVDAKEDISPTYDPREDEP, encoded by the coding sequence ATGATCAGTTTAGAATTCTTACTGGCCTCTGCCATTGGGCTACTTGTTGCGACAGGCATTTATCTAATTTTACGTGCGCGTACCTTCCCTGTTGTGTTGGGCTTAGCAGTGCTGGGCTATGCGGTTAACTTATTTTTGTTTGCGATGGGTCGTTTGCAAGTCAGCTCACCAGCCATCCTAACCGAAACCACCAATATTACAGATCCACTTCCACAAGCACTTGTTTTAACAGCAATCGTGATCGGTTTTGCCACTACCGCTTTTATTGTGCAGCTCGCATTACGTAGCCGTTATGAATCCGGTAGTGACCATGTTGATGCCAAAGAAGATATTTCTCCAACATACGACCCACGTGAGGATGAGCCGTGA
- a CDS encoding Na+/H+ antiporter subunit G, producing the protein MQITMEIIVSIFLVFGAFFMLVGSIGMVRLPDLFMRLHAPTKSSTLGLGSFLIASMIFFAFQGRFGFAELLITLLAFITAPVSANLIAQAALHLRLRSLSGEVPEAIERPLPWDRYKIGQRFSQNKPPMEPPQE; encoded by the coding sequence ATGCAAATTACAATGGAAATTATTGTTTCGATCTTTCTGGTTTTCGGTGCTTTTTTTATGTTAGTCGGATCTATCGGTATGGTACGTCTACCCGATTTATTCATGCGACTACATGCACCTACCAAGTCGAGTACATTAGGCTTAGGTAGCTTTTTAATTGCTTCAATGATCTTTTTTGCTTTTCAAGGCCGATTTGGCTTTGCCGAGTTACTTATTACACTGTTGGCTTTTATTACTGCACCTGTATCAGCCAACTTAATTGCTCAAGCCGCGCTACATTTACGTTTACGCTCATTGAGTGGTGAAGTTCCTGAAGCTATTGAACGTCCTCTACCGTGGGATCGGTATAAAATTGGGCAACGTTTTTCACAAAACAAACCACCCATGGAACCTCCTCAAGAATAA